The genomic DNA tcccctcgtgtttccactatgttaagtctcccctgcttttcatgtatttcatgtcTGTGGCTTATGTTGTCAGTTCAGGTTGTCATGTCTATatctcactgtgtttcctgttttattgtgaagaggtctggcgTGTCTGTGTTCATCATGTTCAGTTACTCTCCCCCTGTGACGTAATTATGTTTATGTGTCAGCTGGGTTCCCATGTGttgccacttccctcattatcctcctgtgtccatttagtctgtgtgttctCAGTCATTCTTTGTCAGGTCGTCCGTTGTACTGCTCCGTTGTTTCCTATGTCTCCGCTCCAGGTATCCCTGTCAGTTTGTTATGTTTAGAGTTTTGTATGTTTCgttttagttcacccagtttaggtcattgtttagttttcatcgATTCCCTATTATTTTGTACCCTCATTTCTTGCCTtaataaacggcttgttttgttaTTCACATCTCATTTTggtctgcgcttgagtccttcCCTGCAACATACGGTCTGCCCTAGCCAGACTGTGACAATTTCCTTATTTACATCTCTTCTCATGGTTTTAGGTTTTTCTGAGCTGTGGATTTCAGAAATGTGGCAATTCAGGGTTTTATCCAAATCCAGCATTACTCTTTATGTAATTTATTATCTACTATTTGTAGATTTTGTGTGATTAAATCTCTGTTCTGATTGAAGCTGGCACAGTCCTGTGCTCTATTTAGCACCTACTAAAACGTTATTCTTAACACTGCCACCAGATGGCACCAATAAAAACATGCAGGCATTACTTGTGACCCCTGAAGCAAAGGAACAGTTGGACAAATcatttttgctattttattttttgcatttattaaaTTGTGGTAACCTCATAACCTACAAAAGATTGTGTgaaccatttttttaaaaaaaaacttcaaacgTGATAAAAGCAACGAAGGAGAGCCTGAATAAACTCGGGTCTCTAAAGGGCGCTTCAACTGTGACTCAGCAGGATGGTGGGAAGGTGGTCTATCAACTGAATGGAGAGTCCTTAAACAGATTTAAAGGCCTGGCTTGTCTAAAGGGTTTTAAGCAAAATGATTAGAAACAACCAGCTGGCAGCAAGATAATGTGCGAAAGATAGGGTTTTAAAGCCTTGTCTGCTTAGAGGACAATTTGCAAGGCTAAATGccagaacagaaacaaaaagagaCTCAATGTTCAGGGAAAGTAGAGAAAGGTTCAAGAATCTGTCACCTCTGAAggtcacattaaaatatcacacaaagagacactCAAACTAAATACAGTCAGCTGTACAGGACACAGAAAGCCAACAACATAATGTAAAAGAGATATTTTGAAAGGTGCCTGTGAATGGTTTCCATTTACTATCAATTATTGCTACTTTTCTGCcattacaataaaaatataatttttattttctgtaagcGTGTGAATTTACATTCGTTTGTTTCCGGATAAAGACTCTACTTTCAAGAGGCAAAGAACTTTATTAGGTTACATTTTATAAtactaatattttattttactgtttagCTAAACTGTTTAATCTAGTTGAAACATTCCTGGAAGGACTTACCGCTTTCAGGTGATTGCTGTCTGCTCCCATGTTCACATTGTGTCTTTTCAGTTCTGATTTGATTaaggctgaaaacaaaacatcatgAAATATTAGAAATCTAATATTTCATTTAATGAACACATGAACACATAGTGACATCCATAtaaccccccccacacacacacacacacactgcttacCTGTAAGAATTATTCCCAGGAAGATCCAGGCACAGAGAAAGAGATTTCCAGACAGTGGGCCATGGTCTGTGGTCAGTTTTCCCTGAATCAGAGTGAAAATAATCCCAAATATCTGCAAGATAAGTAAACACCCACATAGCATGTTAGCAACAATTGCTAATAAAGTACATTACATCCTTAAAAAACATTCCAGTCTCTGATCACTGGCAAAGTGATAAGAAGATGTGGAAAATTTGTAGCCAAAAggtataaaatgaaaaataatatttagcttctttaaataaatgcttcagataaaaaaaatgttttattattagaGGAATCAAAAGCTGTTTGGAGAAAGAGGTCCAATCTTATGTTTTCTTACTGCAGATGTGGCCCATAGTGCAAATAGAAGGCGCTCCTTAAGTATGAGAAAGTGTTGCACAGCTTCTGGAGTACCTGAGCAAAGGCATTGAGGAGTCCTGATGATGTTCCCTCAGACTCAGGGTAGGTGATCTCCACTCCAAACTCAAAGCCCAGTGGCAAGTAACCTGTCATGAAGAACCTGAAACACAGAAGTCACAGAAACGAGGTTTAGAGTCAAAACAAAATCCAATGACCTGATCTACATAATGTGCAAGAATATGTATTTTCATTTGGTATTTACATGTAAACATCGGCACTGTATCTCCCTAGGGGTGGGGTGTGTTTcaacaaaaaacactgaaagatgTGTGGCCTGCAAACAAGCTAATTTAACGTACTAGCATCAGCAACAGAGCCTGCAAAATGAAAAGCAGCTAATCAGTTTGTAACTGAGATCTGTATACTCAGTTTAAAAGGAAGGTAAAGCCTGTTCtctgttggtttgtttgttgttgttattaaatAATATAACTATAACACTAAATATAttctatgtatatatatttctttaatgCTTCTTAAGAACAGCTGGACCTACCCCAGGACTCCAGCAGTGACAAAGACCAAGTGGATGTTTTTGAGGTCCAGAGTGAAGGTGAAGACCAACATGCCCACAAACGACAGGATGTACACGATCAGTGTGGTGATCCTGTGAAAAAGCAACAGCGCGAACATGAGAGCCCCCGTACTCATTTGATTATGGTCACCAAGCACAAACATAGCCTTCATACTTCTCAACATATCAAACTGTTTTTTCTCCCACACAGACCaaaacaaactgacaaaaactatgagaaaacattaaaatagaGCTTTAATTGCAGAAACTGAATCATGGCCAAAGTGGCAGGTGTTTGACTGCTTTAATTTACTGTACCTGCCCTCCTGGCTGAGGGATTACCACTCTTTGTGTCAGACATATGAAACAACTCTGATATCCCTCTATATGATCAAAAGTATGCAGCCTTTTCTTAGCTGTCATGAAGGGGAATCTTACTGCTACAGTTCACAATAATATTTTAGTAATGTTATGTCAGCTCTCTGGGGAGGGTTTTTTCCTGTCTCAACCTTAAAATGCTTCCTCCGTTGGTTCAGAGCCTGTTCTCAAACACATTCAAAAGTGCTGAATGTGAAATAGACCTTATAATTCAAGCAAATGCTGCTGTGGCAGTGTCCAGTGAGCAGAGGAGGCTGCCATAGCATGCCATAGCAGTTATTATACACTGCAGTGTATAATAACTGCTGAAAAAACACTTTTCACTTTTCAGCAAtatgtctcagtttttcttAAATCAATCAACCTTTTGTAATATCCCTCAGAAACACACTGGCACAGCTCCTTGGTTTAACAGTCTTACTTCAGTGTCCTTTGCCAGATCAAAGGTAATGTCTTTGTTATTAGGAAGTCTTTCTGCCTTTAATGGATCACCGTTCTTAAAGATGTGCAAAATACACTAATATTTCTGCCATCCAGAAACCATCCTGCAGGCTGATGGGTCATATTTTTGACACCAGCCTATAACATAAACTATATCTATAGCTTGTGTAAGTGTGTAAGTGTCGCTTACTTGTACAACTTTGTGCGGTCCAGCCAAAGGCCACAGAGGATAGATCCAACCATCCCAGCAACAACCAAAGTCAAACCGATTCTACCAGCATTCAACTCCTGGTtctgaggagaggagaggagaggagaggagaggagaggagaggagaggagaggagagaagagaagaggagaggttACAAGAGCCACAGTGCAGACAGCTGATTCAAAGGCATTAGCCTCCGTTTAAACTGAGCATACAGTATCTCAGTTGCAGgtggagattaaaaaaaagtcacatgTTTTGTCAGTATGATGGCTGTTAATTGGAggctggggggagggggggtcagAGGTTTAAAATGCTTCTGGTGGGAGAGGGCTGCAAAGTCATCTAACAGTTTAGCCAAGAGACGGAGAGTTTTTTAAGGTCATGTAAGGTTgaggatctgtgtgtgtgtgtgtgtgtgtgtgtgtgtgtgtgtgtgtgtgtgtgtgtgtgtgtgtgtgtgtgtgtgtgtgtgtgtttgtattgctGAGACAAGCAGCAGCTGAATGAGCATCAGCTTTTCCATCACtcagtgtgtgtacagtgtctgatggcgacagagaaaaaaagacatgaGTCTTTCAAAGTGACTGAATCAGCCCGCTCTCTGTTGATttagctttgtgtgtgtgtgtgtgtgtgtgtgtgtgtgtgtgtgtgtgtgtgtgtgtgtgtgtgtgtgtgtgtgtgtgtgtgttatggtgGGATGCAGGCATGCATGAAAGCAGCTAATGAACTCAGAGCCGTAGACAATAACCTCGTGTCTCATCGCAGCCGTCACAAGTTGCTCTGTTCTTTGCTTTCTCAATAACCTCTGTATATTTCTCCCTCTCAGCCTCTCCATCCACTCTGCAGTTTTCTAACACCTGTTTTATCTGCATTTTACATTCACCAGAGTAACATAAATGACACAAACATGGTTTACAGTGGTCGAAGTGGAGCAGCTGGTGCACATATGTGCTGACAGAGTAACAATTTTCCACTATGATGACAGTATTTTACCCACATTGCGTCCACACTCACGCTCTTTTCATCATAACCTTTAAGAACATGAGGGTCAAATCAAAGAGAAACAGTGAACTGAAGGCTTCACTTTGCCCTTTGGCTCAAAATACAGTACACACAGAACTGCAGCTGCTGATATTAAAGTGCAATATCAGATGGTTTTATGTGTAATTTAAGCGTTTTTTATGCTTAAAGAGTCTATTGAGTTCTGTGTTGTAGAGGTTGGAAAtcggtatatatattagacacTTGTATGCAAGGAGGAGAGATGTTTAGCTTTGTTGACTGTCACCAGTTATTGTTTGggttatttttaaaagcatttatgtCTCACATTCATGACTCCCCAACTTTGGTCTCTAGGTGGCTTTTACTTGTTTCTTGAAGTCTCAAAagcatcaaaacaaaaacagatgcaTCACAGTTATTAGCCTAAGTAAAAAAGCCAGATAAACATGAATAAAGTTAGTAGGTTGTGTGGTATTACTTAACATCTTGCTATATAAGAAAACGGAGTTATCTTACCAATAAGTAAGTAAGCATGTTGATTGCAAGTTTCCAGCGCTTTTACCAAACGAAAGAGCTTCTTAACATCAAAAGTATCAGAATAAGTAAGATGGAAATTTCAAACCAGTGGGTTTCCAGAGTTATTGGGCTTGATCTTGTGCAAACATCAAAATGTCTGCACAAGATTTATTAATATGTTTATTAGTATATCAAACTAGTGAGCAATCCATTGACCAGTTTAATGACACCAGAACCAATCAACCTGATCAAAATTACAAAACTGTGAAGATCGTCATGAGCTAAGAGCTCAGAATAACGATTACTATGTTAATTATTAATAACAACCTCTTCACAATCAAATCAACTTGATTGTGATGAGTGTTTGTAGTCATGGATGTCTGCTACATTATTGTACTGTAATGTGTAACAGCGGTTAGCACTAACTGCCTCACATGCTCTGTGGGGCCTCTCTGTGTGGAGTCTGTTTGCTCTCCCTGTTCCTGCTTTGGTTTGCCTCCGGGTGCTATGGATAACTCCCAGTCCCAAAATATGCATGTTATGTTAACTGGCATTTCTAAAATGACCTCGTGATACTCATAACTTCTCCAGAGTCATCTTGCCCAGTCTCAGCTGGGACGGATGGATGATTTTACCTCATAACAGGCCATGATCATCTGGTTGAGAAGTGTTGAGACAGAGTAGAAGGAGCCAGTCATTATACCTGCAGACAGACAGCAAAGGCAAAGGTGAGCACAGTTTTGCATTTAGCTTAAAATTGAAATAATCCATGAGGATTATGACTGAGCTAGAATTGGATgtttataattataaataataaataataagtatAATTCTGAATGTAAACACCCAAAGCAGACATTAAAATAAGAACCAAACAGTAAAAGTAGCATTAGTAGTAGTGATGTACTGTAAATTGATGTTATAGCTCTTCTTTCATTGAGCCTCTGAGACccccaaaaaaagcaaaatatcaaagtttttgatatttatttatttttatataatataagTATTGTGGTTGAAAGAAATATgtgacagtaaaataaaaaaaatatttatttttagtcctATGTAAAGGACATCTGGTCTTGCTTGACTGCAGAATGGTTTAATGTAATgatattgttttcatttttgtgtggGTTTCtggtaaaatatatttttatttcatggaCATCAACAGTTAGGTGAAGGTAACATGTCTGAAGACTAAAACATGATTTTAACAAAGAAGTTTTAGCTTAAACTTCGTTCTGCACACCTGATTATCACTAAGGTTGTTAGGTCATATCTCCCACTGATCATGTGTGACATGACAGAGTGATATGAGTGACGCAGAAAGGATTTCACTCAGAATTGTGAAAGGGGACTCAGACTTAGTGCTGTCAGGAGACGAGGTAGAGAAGGGCCAgacagcaaaacaggaaagctCAGAGGAGGGAATACTAACTTTTGAGGAAATGACTATACCTGAAGTTTATTACTGATACGAAGTGTTGTGTATGTTAGGCTGAAGTTGTGGGATTTGGTTTCTCTGGCACAAAGTGGAGAACAGGACATCTCCTCAGCTACTGATGTAGCACTGATGTAGTCCTGTTGCAGTCCGTTTAAGAGAGGTCTCACCTTCCAGAGGGCATTATTGTTTTCCCCTCAGAGCCAACCTTTAATGTACTTTTAGCAAATGTATTACTAATGACAGAaatcaaaaaaagtttttaatgtAAGCTAAATTTTAGCTCATTATGCATTCtacatttatgtgtgtgtgtgtgtgtgttagattaGCCTTTATTGTCTCCTTTAGGGGAAAATTGCCTTGGACAAATGAGGAAAACACATCATGTAAGATAACAGTTTGATACCCTGTACCTTTTTCTTGAGGGTTTCAACTCATACTCTTTATAAAGGATGTGATTTATACCCTCAGTGATTTTCAGACAATGTTTTATTAATGACTCTTCAAATATCACCTGGAGAGAAGATGAAGTGAGCATCCCAGTTATCATTAGCATAtccagttattattatttaagtaTCCCAGTGCTGCTCTTTTTAGAACAAATCGCCCCAAGCATCTTGAAATTTACACACTAGCAAAAAAAGGTTATGAAATTCAACCTTGGTGCCACAGTGTTTGTTTAATGGAGCTTATCAAAGGTGAGACAGCGGTCAGCTGTTTTCTAAGAATGCAGAAACAGAGGTGTGCATAGAGAAGTAATTCTAGCATAAAAAGAAAGCATaccaaatgaaagaaaatatgtGTAGCAGTACTGTGGGTAATGCTGCTATCTGGAGTAACTTTATAGTGATAAGGTTGTGACATTGTAATGATAATCTGTATAGGTGATAATGGTGGGTGAGAAGAAGTTGCTACTATTCATCATGATGATAACAGCATAGGCCGTAAGTCCGGATAACATAGGTAATGATCGTAGTATTACGCAATCTGCTTCATATCATATCAAATAATTGGAGGAAATATCAGGGCTGAATATGCTGAGTGTGGCCAGGGTTTGTTTTGACTAATGGTAATGTATTAGATCTGCTGACCTGAAAGAGTCTCCAAAATGTTaccaaaaataaagacaaacaatGTAAAAGTCAGGTGTTTTACACTTGCCATAGGTGATGAGGAGCAGGACAAAGGCTTTATTCTTCACCAGGTTGAGGATGGACTGTTTGTAAGAGTAATCTTCAGGAGGGGAGTCTGGTAAGACAGCCTGTGCTTGACTGGGAGGGAGAGGAGGTCTGTCTTTTATGACTGTGGAAAAGGCAGAAACAGTGAAGTCATGGACCTTTTATGtgagaagaaaataaatcagagcCTCTGTGAGCATACAAGAACCAGAAAAGTTAGGAAATTATTGATATGTGGtatcaaatgtaaataatacaCATCTGCGTACATACAGCCCACATTTTGAattataaactatttatttagaTTATTTTTGACTCAATTCAAGTATGAGGTTAAATCAGAGATTTGTTATAGAGTCTGAGGTAGTTTCAGGAAGTCAGCTGCCAAAACCAGGAGTTCCTGAAATTACTGCAATGGAACTTTGATAATATGTCAACTCTTGATTGGCTCGTTTTAAACCAGCTGCAGTTTCAACACTGTGTGTTTACATACGGTGTCATAGATATTTAAAGACACCTACTATTAACCCCACTTTACAGAATGATGCAGAGTCTTAATCTCAAACCCAATTCATGATCCTGAACTGGATGCTTAGTGTTTTTTAGAATATTTACAATAATCTTAGTCTCAAGAAGACAACCTGGCCCTTAGATGCACAAAAGCATACTTGCACACCTGTGTACCTGGAAGCAGAGGTGTGCCAGTGTTCTTTGTACCTGCAGGCCTCTGTACACATGTACACAACAGAAGTCTGAGTTTGAGCACCACTCCCTGGCAACTGAAACATTTGGCAGTACCAAGAAAACGTATGCTGCTTTGCATAATGTAAGCCAGCGTGCGACTGTGTGATATTAAATGTGTACCTATCACTGCCAGGACGAAGAGGACCGTGGAGACGGCAGCTGTACCGTAGAACATAATCATGATGTTGTGACCTGTGAGTTCAACATTATCAGGGGTGTTAGGAACCAAAACAGGAGGCAACAAGAAGCCAATGGCTGTCCCCAACTACAAATAAAAGGCAcaggaagagagagaagaagagattATTTACTTACACAAATATTACTATTGCTAAACTGAGCATATAAAGAGCTGATAATCTGGTGATGATAGTGTTGTCCATTAGTTGGCTGTGGCTAAGAAATTATTTTTCATCTACTATAGGCCTATTCTTAGGTTTTATTAGTCCTAGTATGTTCCACTGGTCCCTAGTTTTTCTAATTTCTCTATTTCTAGTAATGAAAATGTTGGAATTTAGACTGTTCGTTCGTGGGTACAATGATTTTTGGGGGGTCAATAATTGTCAGTGAGTTCTTGGCTGTTATTATTGTATTTGTTGTTCATTTGCTGTAAAAACTTTGAATGATCACTAAAATAGAATCACGTCTCTATTCCCCCCTGACTCGGTCTGCTCACTAAACTCCACACAAACCTAACCTATCAATAATCTGTGACACGCGCACGCGCTGACCTGATTTCCGAGCACTGCCGTGGCGCACGCAGTGGAAACCTCTCGGGGTCCGAACCACACCGAAGCCACGCGGGAAGGCAGGCCGAGGATGAACACCTGCGCCACGGAGCAGATGACCTGCGCGGTGACGGTGACTGCGAACAGCTGGGGGTTCACGCTCGCGCATTTCAGCCAGG from Maylandia zebra isolate NMK-2024a linkage group LG15, Mzebra_GT3a, whole genome shotgun sequence includes the following:
- the flvcr1 gene encoding choline/ethanolamine transporter FLVCR1 isoform X2, with the translated sequence MVAGELVQEHLRAGTGAPDDITVGRKEPEDEERPNEAVYAGGAGETISKRAQELEEDKEAPPDEREVMLPNGGGGGEGEEEEEKRLETRVYARRFAVLAVFSLYSLVNAFQWIQYSIITNVFTQYYGVTNDKVDWLSIVYMVAYVPLIFPATWLLDRKGLRLTALLGAGLNCAGAWLKCASVNPQLFAVTVTAQVICSVAQVFILGLPSRVASVWFGPREVSTACATAVLGNQLGTAIGFLLPPVLVPNTPDNVELTGHNIMIMFYGTAAVSTVLFVLAVIVIKDRPPLPPSQAQAVLPDSPPEDYSYKQSILNLVKNKAFVLLLITYGIMTGSFYSVSTLLNQMIMACYENQELNAGRIGLTLVVAGMVGSILCGLWLDRTKLYKITTLIVYILSFVGMLVFTFTLDLKNIHLVFVTAGVLGFFMTGYLPLGFEFGVEITYPESEGTSSGLLNAFAQIFGIIFTLIQGKLTTDHGPLSGNLFLCAWIFLGIILTALIKSELKRHNVNMGADSNHLKAGYLERRHRKQRSSTTDDLTKND
- the flvcr1 gene encoding choline/ethanolamine transporter FLVCR1 isoform X1 — protein: MVAGELVQEHLRAGTGAPDDITVGRKEPEDEERPNEAVYAGGAGETISKRAQELEEDKEAPPDEREVMLPNGGGGGEGEEEEEKRLETRVYARRFAVLAVFSLYSLVNAFQWIQYSIITNVFTQYYGVTNDKVDWLSIVYMVAYVPLIFPATWLLDRKGLRLTALLGAGLNCAGAWLKCASVNPQLFAVTVTAQVICSVAQVFILGLPSRVASVWFGPREVSTACATAVLGNQLGTAIGFLLPPVLVPNTPDNVELTGHNIMIMFYGTAAVSTVLFVLAVIVIKDRPPLPPSQAQAVLPDSPPEDYSYKQSILNLVKNKAFVLLLITYGIMTGSFYSVSTLLNQMIMACYENQELNAGRIGLTLVVAGMVGSILCGLWLDRTKLYKITTLIVYILSFVGMLVFTFTLDLKNIHLVFVTAGVLGFFMTGYLPLGFEFGVEITYPESEGTSSGLLNAFAQIFGIIFTLIQGKLTTDHGPLSGNLFLCAWIFLGIILTALIKSELKRHNVNMGADSNHLKALTTDCPGDCPSEKKSNGDKMEPSVSFSRETSL